A single region of the Yersinia entomophaga genome encodes:
- the rhlE gene encoding ATP-dependent RNA helicase RhlE has product MSFDTLGLNADILRAIEEQGYLVPTPIQRQAIPVVLQGRDLMASAQTGTGKTAGFTLPLLQMLNDTAQPIKGRRPVRALILTPTRELAAQIGENVEQYSKYLKLRSLVVFGGVSINPQMMKLRGGVDILVATPGRLLDLEHQNAVDLSKIEILVLDEADRMLDMGFIHDIRRVLAKLPAKRQNLLFSATFSDEIKGLASKLLHNPASVEVARRNTASEQITQSVHFVDKNRKRELLSQMIGSQDWQQVLVFTRTKHGANHLAEQLNKDGITAAAIHGNKSQGARTRALADFKDGKIRVLVATDIAARGLDIDQLPHVVNYELPNVPEDYVHRIGRTGRAERTGEAISLVCVDEHKLLRDIERLLKREIPRIALEGYEPDPSIRAEPIQNGRQGRGASRPGMGRGSATRSQGGAVAGRGDSRGNSSKPRSQGDGQRRSAPPSSRPGSRKPGE; this is encoded by the coding sequence ATGTCATTTGATACTCTCGGCTTAAACGCCGATATCCTGCGTGCAATTGAAGAGCAGGGCTACCTCGTGCCGACGCCAATTCAGCGTCAGGCGATCCCTGTAGTGCTGCAAGGCCGTGATTTAATGGCCAGCGCTCAAACCGGTACTGGTAAAACCGCTGGTTTCACCTTGCCGCTGTTGCAAATGCTCAATGATACCGCGCAGCCGATCAAAGGCCGCCGTCCGGTACGTGCCCTGATTTTAACCCCAACGCGTGAACTGGCTGCACAAATCGGCGAAAACGTCGAACAGTACAGCAAGTACCTTAAATTACGTTCGCTGGTGGTCTTTGGCGGTGTGAGCATTAACCCGCAGATGATGAAATTGCGCGGAGGCGTCGATATTCTGGTCGCTACTCCGGGCCGTTTACTGGATCTGGAACATCAGAACGCGGTTGATTTGTCTAAAATCGAAATTTTGGTGCTGGATGAAGCCGACCGTATGCTGGATATGGGCTTTATTCACGATATTCGTCGCGTGTTGGCTAAATTGCCTGCAAAACGCCAGAACCTGCTGTTCTCTGCGACCTTCTCCGACGAAATCAAAGGGCTGGCCAGTAAATTGCTGCACAACCCAGCTTCCGTTGAAGTGGCGCGTCGTAACACTGCCTCTGAGCAAATCACCCAAAGCGTTCATTTTGTGGATAAAAACCGCAAGCGGGAACTGCTTTCTCAGATGATTGGCAGCCAGGATTGGCAGCAGGTATTGGTGTTCACCCGAACCAAACACGGTGCTAACCATTTGGCAGAACAATTGAATAAAGACGGCATTACTGCCGCCGCTATTCATGGTAATAAGAGTCAAGGCGCTCGTACTCGCGCGCTGGCCGACTTTAAAGACGGTAAAATCCGCGTATTAGTAGCGACTGATATCGCCGCTCGTGGCTTGGATATCGATCAGTTACCGCACGTTGTTAACTATGAGCTGCCAAACGTACCGGAAGACTACGTGCACCGTATTGGTCGTACAGGCCGCGCGGAACGTACCGGTGAAGCGATCTCTCTGGTTTGCGTCGATGAGCATAAACTGCTGCGTGATATCGAGCGTCTGCTGAAACGTGAAATTCCACGTATCGCACTTGAAGGCTACGAGCCGGACCCAAGCATCAGAGCTGAGCCGATCCAAAACGGTCGTCAGGGACGCGGTGCTTCCCGTCCTGGTATGGGCCGTGGCAGTGCCACCCGCTCACAGGGCGGTGCAGTTGCCGGCCGTGGTGATAGCCGCGGCAACAGCAGCAAACCTCGCAGTCAGGGTGACGGTCAGCGCCGTTCAGCGCCACCTTCATCACGTCCGGGCAGCCGTAAACCGGGCGAGTAA